A single genomic interval of Geitlerinema sp. PCC 9228 harbors:
- a CDS encoding N-acetylmuramoyl-L-alanine amidase, producing the protein MCAIRSHFFANVVGSLVLAAVRIPAVLAGEASLKVVYPPPEHQTTAEQIFLIGTSSPDAPVYVNGEKIEVRSSNGHFAPSFPLQMGENTFTIRQQDQQIRLQVTRQSTVPPQPTGFVFGENSLTPAVDIARQPGERVCFSAIAPVDAKVTVQISDRVVELSPTPQLVQLPSNLAALTGKNQPQSHSVPGRYQGCTSFTQPGNWGHPEYILTQDGQTHKQTAAGQIEIWSENRFQIAEVTADSGTARTGPGTSYSRLSPLPQGTQATISGKEGNWWRLEYGAWIHAEQVRTFFHPTPVASIVRSLRSQTENHRTKIYFPLQAPVPVKVRQQSDRLILTLYHTTAQTDTIAFSNNSLVKRLDWQAETSERVQYTFHLTTDQQWGYQLRYEGTTLVLSLRHPPDVSPTQPLAGLKILLDPGHGSENDLGARGPTGYPEKDLTLKVAKLLRDELEKRGATVIMTREGDEDLYPSDRVEIIQQTQPHLAFSLHYNALPDNGNAIATQGIGTFWYHPQAQDLAVFLHDHLVSDLQRPSYGVFWNNLALTRPTIAPTVLLELGFTINPFEFEWITNPQAQENLAVSLAEGIETWVGQSLP; encoded by the coding sequence ATGTGCGCTATCCGTTCCCATTTTTTCGCCAATGTTGTCGGTAGTTTAGTCCTAGCGGCGGTTCGGATCCCAGCGGTGTTGGCTGGGGAGGCATCCCTCAAGGTCGTTTATCCACCGCCAGAACATCAAACCACGGCCGAACAAATTTTTTTGATTGGTACATCTTCGCCAGATGCGCCGGTCTACGTCAATGGTGAAAAAATTGAAGTGCGCAGCTCTAACGGTCATTTTGCCCCGAGTTTTCCGTTGCAGATGGGGGAAAATACGTTTACGATTCGCCAGCAAGACCAGCAGATTCGCCTGCAGGTAACTCGCCAGTCTACCGTACCGCCACAGCCAACGGGTTTCGTCTTCGGGGAAAATTCCCTGACACCAGCGGTGGATATTGCCCGCCAGCCGGGAGAAAGAGTTTGCTTTAGCGCGATCGCTCCTGTGGATGCTAAGGTAACGGTACAAATTAGCGATCGCGTGGTGGAGCTATCGCCAACCCCCCAACTGGTACAACTGCCTTCCAATCTTGCCGCCCTCACAGGGAAAAATCAACCCCAATCCCACTCGGTTCCCGGCCGCTATCAAGGTTGCACCAGCTTTACCCAGCCAGGCAATTGGGGGCATCCTGAATATATTCTGACCCAAGACGGACAAACCCACAAACAAACAGCTGCCGGTCAAATAGAAATTTGGTCGGAAAATCGCTTTCAAATTGCTGAGGTAACCGCCGACTCCGGTACGGCAAGAACGGGTCCCGGAACCAGCTACTCCCGCCTGAGTCCCCTGCCTCAAGGCACGCAAGCCACGATTTCTGGCAAAGAAGGCAACTGGTGGCGGTTGGAGTACGGTGCCTGGATCCACGCAGAGCAGGTGAGGACTTTTTTCCATCCTACCCCGGTGGCTTCGATCGTCCGCAGCCTGCGATCGCAAACCGAAAACCACCGCACGAAGATTTATTTTCCCTTACAAGCCCCCGTTCCGGTGAAAGTTCGCCAACAAAGCGATCGCTTGATCCTCACTTTGTACCATACCACTGCCCAAACCGATACCATTGCCTTTAGCAACAATTCCCTGGTGAAAAGGTTGGACTGGCAAGCAGAAACCAGCGAACGGGTGCAATATACCTTCCATCTTACCACCGACCAGCAGTGGGGCTACCAACTTCGCTACGAAGGCACCACCTTGGTTCTGTCGTTACGGCATCCCCCTGATGTTTCCCCCACTCAACCCCTTGCCGGATTGAAAATTCTGTTAGACCCCGGTCACGGCAGCGAAAACGACCTGGGAGCGCGCGGTCCCACCGGCTATCCGGAAAAAGATCTTACCCTGAAAGTAGCCAAACTCTTGCGAGACGAGCTAGAAAAACGGGGGGCTACCGTCATTATGACCCGGGAAGGGGATGAAGATCTGTATCCCAGCGATCGGGTAGAGATAATTCAACAAACCCAACCCCACCTGGCTTTCAGCTTACATTACAACGCCCTTCCCGACAACGGTAACGCCATTGCAACCCAAGGCATTGGCACCTTTTGGTACCATCCCCAAGCCCAGGATTTAGCCGTATTTTTACACGACCATCTGGTCAGCGACTTGCAACGACCCAGCTACGGTGTTTTTTGGAACAATTTAGCTCTCACCCGCCCCACCATTGCTCCAACGGTCTTGTTGGAATTGGGATTTACGATCAACCCCTTTGAATTTGAATGGATTACCAATCCCCAAGCACAGGAAAACCTAGCGGTATCCCTAGCAGAGGGAATTGAAACTTGGGTGGGGCAGTCATTGCCATAA
- a CDS encoding CTP synthase, translating to MTKFIFVTGGVVSSIGKGIVAAGLGRLLKSRDYSVSILKLDPYINVDPGTLSPFQHGEVFVTQDGAETDLDLGHYERFTDTHMSRLNSVTTGSIYQAVLNRERRGDYQGCTVQVIPHITTEIKERIHRVAKNTNPDVVITEIGGTVGDIESLPFLEAIRQFRKDVGRGNVLYMHVTLVPWIASAGEMKTKPTQHSVKELRSIGIQPDILICRCDRPLQPGIKEKLSEFCDVPVESVIPAPDAKSIYEAPLLLEKEGLANQVLSLLHLEHRSPELSQWQILVDSLYHPTHRVEIAIIGKYVRLSDAYLSVMEALRHAGISMKCDVNIRWVNSEDLEACEDPATYLEGIQGAIVPGGFGTRGIDGKIKAVQYIREQGIPFLGLCLGMQCAVIEWARNQAGLSNAHSAEFNAETEHAVINLLPEQQDVVDLGGTMRLGLYPSRLLPNTLVYELYQQKEVVYERHRHRYEFNNAYRNLFVESGYRISGTSPDGRLVEAIELPSHPFFIATQFHPEFESRPSMPHPLFQGLIQSAIARGGQSSSATSATEPSLETTSESLQSTSPLHSTLEVS from the coding sequence ATGACTAAGTTTATTTTTGTAACAGGTGGCGTGGTTTCTAGCATTGGCAAAGGGATTGTTGCCGCTGGTCTGGGGCGTTTGCTGAAATCGCGGGACTATTCCGTATCGATTTTAAAGCTAGACCCCTACATTAACGTAGACCCAGGCACGCTCAGTCCTTTTCAACACGGAGAAGTTTTTGTCACCCAGGATGGGGCAGAAACCGACTTGGATTTGGGACACTACGAACGCTTCACCGACACGCACATGTCTCGCCTCAATAGCGTGACCACCGGTTCCATTTACCAAGCCGTTCTCAATCGCGAACGTCGGGGAGACTATCAAGGCTGCACGGTACAGGTAATCCCTCATATTACCACAGAAATCAAAGAACGCATCCACCGCGTGGCGAAAAATACCAATCCAGACGTGGTGATTACAGAAATTGGCGGTACAGTCGGCGATATCGAGTCGTTACCGTTTTTGGAAGCCATTCGCCAGTTTCGCAAAGATGTGGGACGCGGAAATGTCCTGTACATGCATGTAACCCTGGTTCCCTGGATCGCTTCTGCCGGGGAAATGAAGACCAAACCCACCCAGCATTCGGTAAAAGAATTGCGCTCTATCGGTATTCAACCGGATATTTTAATCTGTCGCTGCGATCGCCCGCTACAACCGGGGATTAAAGAGAAACTCTCGGAATTTTGCGACGTTCCCGTAGAATCAGTGATTCCAGCGCCGGATGCCAAAAGCATTTACGAAGCTCCCCTATTGCTGGAAAAAGAAGGTCTTGCCAATCAAGTGTTGTCGCTGCTGCATCTAGAACATCGTTCCCCAGAACTCAGCCAGTGGCAAATATTGGTGGATAGCCTATACCATCCCACCCACCGAGTGGAAATTGCCATTATCGGCAAGTACGTTCGTTTGAGCGATGCCTACTTGTCAGTGATGGAAGCTTTGCGCCATGCTGGTATTTCCATGAAATGCGACGTGAATATCCGTTGGGTGAACTCGGAAGATTTGGAAGCTTGCGAGGATCCAGCTACCTATTTAGAAGGAATTCAAGGCGCGATCGTACCCGGTGGATTTGGGACGCGCGGCATCGATGGTAAGATTAAAGCAGTCCAATACATCCGCGAACAGGGGATTCCCTTTTTAGGCTTGTGTTTGGGCATGCAATGTGCGGTCATTGAATGGGCGCGCAATCAGGCTGGGTTGTCTAACGCTCACAGTGCCGAGTTTAATGCCGAAACCGAGCATGCGGTGATTAACTTGCTGCCAGAACAGCAGGATGTGGTGGATCTGGGGGGAACCATGCGCCTGGGGTTGTATCCTTCGCGATTGCTACCCAATACGTTAGTATACGAACTATACCAGCAAAAAGAAGTGGTATACGAACGCCATCGCCATCGGTACGAGTTTAACAACGCTTACCGCAATTTGTTTGTGGAGTCTGGCTACCGCATCAGCGGCACTTCCCCCGATGGTCGTTTGGTAGAAGCCATCGAATTGCCTTCCCATCCTTTCTTTATTGCCACTCAATTCCACCCGGAATTCGAGTCGCGACCAAGCATGCCCCATCCATTATTCCAAGGTTTGATTCAATCAGCGATCGCGCGTGGCGGTCAATCTTCCTCCGCGACATCTGCAACCGAACCCAGTTTGGAGACCACCTCCGAATCCCTCCAGTCAACTTCACCACTACATTCAACCTTGGAAGTTTCCTAA
- a CDS encoding Rpn family recombination-promoting nuclease/putative transposase → MRTDHLFYQLFQQFPESFFEMIGSANQVENYRFDAIEVKEAAFRMDGAFLPKDNAIDSPIYFIEVQFKKDLEIYARLFSEIFIFLRRHHPQQRWQAVVIYPSRSQDFTHREAQPYAPMLNSNLVQRIYLNELEIPSNSSLGLEIVKLMVEKDTQVPPTVSRLVNRVQTEATNQLEKQKIIEFIETVVLYKLPNLSKEELAAMFATDDLRKTRFAQEMKEEGIAEGKAEGIAEGKAEGIAQGSLAAQKKMILKLFNRDFPVEEIAELVDLSVEQVQQMIAQQSQNNESS, encoded by the coding sequence ATGAGAACCGACCATTTATTTTATCAGTTATTTCAGCAATTCCCCGAAAGCTTCTTTGAAATGATTGGTTCAGCCAACCAGGTAGAAAACTATCGCTTCGACGCCATCGAAGTCAAAGAAGCCGCCTTTCGCATGGATGGTGCCTTTCTCCCCAAAGACAACGCCATCGACTCTCCCATCTACTTTATCGAAGTTCAATTTAAAAAAGACCTAGAAATTTATGCGCGTCTGTTTTCGGAAATCTTTATCTTCCTCAGACGCCATCATCCCCAACAACGATGGCAAGCAGTCGTCATCTATCCCAGCCGCAGCCAAGACTTTACCCACAGGGAAGCACAACCCTATGCTCCCATGCTCAACTCTAACCTGGTACAGCGAATTTATCTCAACGAACTAGAAATTCCCAGCAATAGCTCTTTGGGCTTAGAAATTGTAAAATTGATGGTAGAGAAAGACACGCAAGTGCCACCAACAGTTTCGCGGTTGGTCAATCGCGTGCAAACGGAAGCCACCAATCAGTTAGAGAAGCAAAAAATTATCGAGTTCATAGAAACGGTGGTTTTGTACAAATTACCCAATTTAAGCAAGGAGGAACTAGCAGCCATGTTTGCTACCGACGATTTGAGAAAAACGCGCTTTGCTCAAGAAATGAAAGAGGAAGGGATAGCCGAAGGTAAAGCAGAAGGGATAGCCGAAGGCAAAGCAGAAGGGATAGCGCAAGGAAGTTTGGCGGCACAGAAAAAGATGATTTTGAAATTATTCAACCGCGACTTCCCAGTTGAAGAGATTGCGGAATTGGTGGATTTAAGCGTAGAACAAGTCCAGCAAATGATCGCACAGCAGTCCCAAAATAACGAATCGAGTTAA
- a CDS encoding ABC transporter permease, protein MKRLSTVTLWGIYSVWRRHAKVYQKTWLVNFLAPLSEPLVYLVAFGYGLTPLVGEVTYTGETISYREFIAPGMMGIALLFQSFFEAAYGSYIRLSYQKNWQALLTAPLSFSEVFLGEWFWAATKGVIAGTLTGVIAILLGLYQVWHLLLSIPIIILGGLTFAAFGLLTAGTVRTVDQINVPIFLFIIPMFTLCGTYFPRETLPSTIETIASILPLAALIDLLRWPLGVPRWWLMALLWLLFWMFLLVVAAAKKIYPRLID, encoded by the coding sequence ATGAAACGCCTAAGTACCGTTACTTTGTGGGGAATCTATTCCGTATGGCGTCGCCATGCCAAAGTTTACCAGAAAACGTGGCTGGTGAATTTTCTAGCGCCTCTATCGGAACCGCTGGTATATTTAGTTGCCTTTGGATATGGTTTGACTCCCCTGGTAGGGGAAGTTACTTATACCGGAGAAACCATTTCCTACCGGGAATTCATTGCCCCTGGTATGATGGGAATTGCGCTTTTGTTTCAATCTTTTTTTGAAGCTGCTTATGGCAGTTATATCCGGTTGAGCTATCAAAAGAACTGGCAAGCCTTACTGACTGCCCCTTTGAGTTTCTCCGAAGTTTTTTTGGGAGAGTGGTTTTGGGCAGCTACCAAAGGGGTTATTGCCGGTACCCTAACGGGAGTTATTGCTATTCTACTAGGACTTTATCAAGTTTGGCATTTGCTGCTATCAATTCCTATTATTATTTTGGGAGGACTCACTTTTGCCGCTTTTGGCTTGCTGACAGCAGGAACAGTACGTACGGTGGACCAAATTAACGTTCCCATTTTCTTATTTATCATTCCTATGTTCACTTTGTGCGGTACCTATTTTCCCAGGGAAACGTTACCTTCCACCATCGAAACCATTGCCAGCATTTTACCGTTAGCGGCATTAATCGATTTGCTACGCTGGCCTTTGGGAGTACCTCGTTGGTGGCTGATGGCTTTGCTTTGGCTGCTTTTCTGGATGTTTCTGCTAGTGGTTGCCGCCGCCAAGAAGATTTATCCCAGGTTGATTGATTAA
- a CDS encoding ABC transporter ATP-binding protein translates to MANLSVDENRQVSKNQGAELTAYDLWKFYGPMAVVQGVNFTLYPGEVLGLLGPNGAGKTTIVGMLYGRVVPSRGFARFGSYHIQTQGKQARACMGIVTQDDNLDPDFTVWENLVNFARYYRIVGKEATKRAGEVLAQVNLQNRKDAKIDELSGGMKRRLVLARALLNHPQVVFLDEPTTGLDPDARQDFWQLIVQLKQGGCGILLTTHYMEEAQRLCDRLLLLQQGQVIDEGTPTALIKRTVGTEMVEIEGIDGEPLRQLAKEHQVWMRTFGSSYLIALPATQPELLWEKLHQLQSTAIRRRNANLDDVFLKLTGTEL, encoded by the coding sequence TGCAGAACTTACTGCCTACGATTTGTGGAAGTTTTACGGTCCCATGGCAGTGGTGCAGGGGGTGAATTTTACCCTCTATCCTGGGGAAGTGTTGGGACTTTTGGGACCGAATGGTGCTGGCAAAACGACGATTGTGGGGATGCTGTACGGTCGCGTGGTTCCCAGCCGTGGTTTTGCTCGATTTGGTTCCTATCATATTCAAACCCAAGGAAAACAAGCTCGTGCTTGTATGGGGATTGTTACCCAGGATGATAATCTCGACCCGGATTTTACGGTTTGGGAAAATTTGGTGAATTTTGCTCGTTACTATCGGATTGTGGGGAAGGAGGCGACCAAACGAGCAGGGGAAGTGCTGGCACAAGTGAACTTACAAAACCGCAAAGATGCCAAAATTGACGAGCTGTCTGGGGGGATGAAACGGCGTTTGGTATTGGCGAGGGCGTTGCTCAATCACCCGCAGGTGGTGTTTTTGGACGAACCGACTACGGGATTGGACCCAGATGCGCGTCAGGATTTTTGGCAGTTGATTGTCCAGTTAAAACAAGGTGGTTGCGGTATTTTGCTGACGACACACTATATGGAAGAAGCGCAAAGGCTGTGCGATCGCTTACTTTTGTTACAGCAAGGGCAGGTCATCGACGAAGGAACGCCAACGGCACTCATCAAACGTACGGTGGGAACGGAAATGGTGGAAATTGAGGGAATTGACGGCGAACCATTGCGGCAACTCGCCAAAGAACACCAAGTCTGGATGCGTACTTTTGGCAGCAGCTACCTGATTGCTTTGCCAGCTACTCAACCCGAACTGTTGTGGGAGAAGCTACACCAGCTACAATCCACTGCCATTCGCCGCCGCAATGCCAATTTAGACGATGTTTTCCTCAAACTGACGGGAACCGAACTATAG